A portion of the Desulfovibrio oxyclinae DSM 11498 genome contains these proteins:
- the pheA gene encoding prephenate dehydratase, whose product MSGDTNLNKLREEIDKLDKQLIDVLNARARVSLDVGRWKSERDEPIYAPFREKEVMDRIAGGNPGPLPEKHLRSIYREIMSSSRRLQRPERTVYLGPEGTFSHVAALTHMGHSQHLTPKDNFEDIFRAVADEGAELGVVPLENSLEGTVGQVVDLFMKYPVFIQSELYVRISHSLMSRAESLDEISEVHSHTQPLEQCRDWLNTHLKGVPRFTADSTAAAAKVAAQRPNAAVVGHEQLAELHDLNVLSSRIEDHPDNWTRFLVIGPSPSREERRDKTSILFTLPDRPGSLAGVLNTLAGRGINMTKLESRPFRGEKWKYVFFTDLECDLSTSGYESMLNMLREQCHTLRVLGTYPAAPKGTEV is encoded by the coding sequence ATGAGCGGCGATACCAATCTGAACAAGCTCCGCGAGGAAATCGACAAGCTGGACAAGCAGCTCATCGACGTCCTCAACGCCCGCGCCCGGGTGAGCCTCGACGTGGGCCGCTGGAAGTCCGAACGCGACGAGCCCATCTACGCTCCCTTCCGCGAGAAGGAAGTCATGGACCGCATCGCCGGCGGCAACCCCGGCCCGCTGCCGGAAAAGCACCTGCGCTCCATCTACCGCGAGATCATGTCTTCGTCCCGCAGGCTACAGCGCCCCGAGCGCACGGTCTATCTCGGCCCCGAAGGGACCTTTTCCCACGTGGCCGCCCTGACTCACATGGGCCACTCCCAGCACCTCACTCCCAAGGACAATTTCGAGGACATCTTCCGGGCCGTGGCCGACGAAGGCGCGGAACTGGGCGTGGTCCCGCTGGAAAATTCCCTTGAAGGCACCGTGGGGCAGGTGGTGGACCTTTTCATGAAGTATCCCGTTTTCATCCAGTCCGAACTGTATGTGCGCATCAGCCACAGCCTCATGAGCCGTGCGGAATCCCTCGACGAGATCAGCGAAGTCCATTCCCACACGCAGCCGCTGGAACAATGCCGCGACTGGCTCAACACGCACCTCAAGGGCGTGCCGCGCTTCACCGCAGACTCCACGGCCGCGGCCGCCAAGGTCGCCGCCCAGCGTCCGAACGCCGCCGTGGTGGGACACGAACAGCTGGCCGAACTGCACGACCTGAACGTGCTCTCCAGCCGCATCGAGGACCACCCGGACAACTGGACCCGCTTTCTGGTCATCGGCCCCTCCCCCTCCCGCGAGGAGCGGCGCGACAAGACCAGCATCCTTTTTACGTTGCCGGACCGTCCCGGCTCCCTCGCCGGAGTGCTCAACACGCTGGCGGGCAGGGGCATCAACATGACCAAACTGGAATCACGTCCGTTCCGGGGCGAAAAGTGGAAGTACGTCTTCTTCACCGACCTCGAATGCGACCTGAGCACCAGCGGGTACGAGTCCATGCTGAACATGCTGCGCGAGCAGTGCCACACCCTGCGCGTCCTGGGGACCTACCCCGCCGCGCCCAAGGGAACGGAGGTCTAA
- a CDS encoding 3-dehydroquinate synthase II family protein, with protein sequence MKRIIFKAVPFDKTLLTLALESGVDAVLAEPDMVDDIKALGRVDVVTTKEMSTLAVNEKADEETAVARMQAGENVILEKGWEIIPVENILAQVPDVALEVESLERARLAAGILERGAETIVVLPEAAADLKDIVSELKLAQGTVELAPATITRIASAGLGHRVCVDTISILKKGQGMLVGNSSAFTFLVHAETESNPYVAARPFRINAGAVHAYCKMPGDRTNYLEELSSGNDVLIVGADGQTGLATVGRCKTEVRPMLLIEAETESGAKGQVFLQNAETIRVVSESGEPVSVVTLKEGDRILAATDEAGRHFGMRVKEEIKEG encoded by the coding sequence ATGAAACGCATCATCTTCAAGGCCGTTCCCTTCGACAAGACCCTGCTCACCCTCGCGCTGGAATCCGGCGTGGACGCTGTTCTGGCCGAACCGGACATGGTGGACGACATCAAGGCGCTCGGTCGCGTGGACGTCGTCACCACCAAGGAAATGTCCACCCTTGCCGTGAACGAGAAGGCCGACGAGGAAACCGCCGTGGCCCGTATGCAGGCCGGAGAAAACGTCATCCTTGAAAAGGGCTGGGAGATCATCCCGGTAGAGAACATCCTCGCGCAGGTGCCTGACGTGGCGCTCGAAGTGGAAAGCCTCGAACGGGCCCGGCTCGCCGCAGGAATTCTGGAACGCGGCGCCGAGACCATCGTGGTCCTCCCCGAAGCGGCCGCCGACCTCAAGGACATCGTCTCCGAACTCAAACTTGCGCAGGGAACCGTGGAACTCGCACCGGCCACCATCACCAGAATCGCTTCCGCGGGCCTCGGCCATCGCGTATGCGTGGACACCATCTCCATCCTCAAGAAAGGACAGGGAATGCTCGTTGGCAACTCTTCCGCCTTCACTTTCCTCGTCCACGCCGAAACCGAATCCAACCCCTACGTCGCGGCCCGCCCCTTCCGCATCAACGCGGGCGCGGTGCACGCCTACTGCAAAATGCCGGGCGACCGCACCAACTATCTTGAAGAACTTTCCTCGGGCAACGACGTCCTCATCGTGGGCGCGGACGGCCAGACCGGCCTCGCCACCGTCGGCCGCTGCAAAACCGAAGTGCGGCCCATGCTGCTCATCGAGGCAGAGACCGAATCCGGCGCCAAGGGACAGGTTTTCCTGCAGAACGCCGAAACCATCCGCGTGGTCTCCGAATCCGGCGAGCCCGTAAGCGTGGTCACGCTGAAGGAAGGCGACAGGATTCTGGCCGCCACCGACGAGGCTGGACGCCATTTCGGCATGCGTGTCAAAGAGGAAATCAAGGAAGGCTAG
- a CDS encoding 2-amino-3,7-dideoxy-D-threo-hept-6-ulosonate synthase, whose protein sequence is MHIGKAIRLERIFNRNTGRTIVVPMDHGVTVGPIDGLVDMKDAVSRVVEGGANAVIEHKGLVRCGHRAEGRDIGLIVHLSASTSISPFPNAKTLVATVEDAIRLGADAVSIHCNLGDETEARMLNDFGKVSASAAEWGIPLLAMVYARGPKVPNEYDPEVVAHCARVGTELGADVVKVCYTGDPETFTKVCDSCCIPVVIAGGPKLDSTRDFLQMVHDSIQAGGAGLSVGRNVFQHSDPTRLCEALNMVVHQDVNVEDALAHVGE, encoded by the coding sequence ATGCACATAGGCAAAGCCATCCGGTTGGAGCGCATCTTCAACCGAAACACCGGAAGAACCATCGTGGTCCCCATGGATCATGGCGTCACGGTCGGGCCCATAGACGGGCTGGTGGACATGAAGGACGCGGTATCCAGAGTCGTCGAGGGCGGGGCCAACGCCGTCATCGAACACAAGGGTCTCGTCCGATGCGGCCACCGAGCCGAAGGCCGCGACATCGGCCTCATTGTCCACCTCTCCGCCTCCACATCCATATCCCCCTTCCCCAACGCCAAGACCCTCGTCGCCACAGTCGAAGACGCCATCCGCCTCGGAGCCGACGCAGTCAGCATCCACTGCAACCTCGGCGACGAAACCGAAGCCAGAATGCTCAACGATTTCGGAAAAGTTTCCGCCTCCGCCGCCGAATGGGGCATCCCCCTGCTGGCCATGGTCTACGCCCGCGGCCCCAAGGTTCCCAATGAATACGACCCCGAAGTGGTGGCCCACTGCGCCCGCGTGGGTACCGAGCTGGGCGCGGACGTGGTCAAGGTCTGCTACACCGGTGATCCCGAGACCTTTACCAAGGTCTGTGACTCCTGCTGCATCCCCGTGGTCATCGCGGGCGGCCCCAAGCTCGACTCCACCCGCGACTTCCTGCAAATGGTGCACGACTCCATCCAGGCAGGCGGCGCGGGTCTTTCGGTTGGACGCAACGTGTTCCAGCACAGCGACCCCACCCGCCTCTGCGAAGCCCTGAACATGGTCGTCCATCAGGACGTGAACGTGGAAGACGCCCTCGCACACGTCGGGGAATAA
- a CDS encoding ammonium transporter: protein MLSILRNPVGKNARLAVAAAVMSATFLPAWAHAGDAEFLTQSNANILWTLVAAILVMLMQAGFGCVEAGFTRAKSAGNIMMKNFLDFSAGTVIFFLFGFALMFGTDMGGFIGTSGFSLGGVAEGDLPWTYTFWFFQSVFAATAATIVSGGMAERTKFGTYVVVSALVTGLIYPISGHWAWGSLWLGDAGAGWLEGLGFNDFAGSSVVHSVGGWLALAGAMVLGPRVGKYTEDGKAKAIPGHNIPLAGLGVFILWFGWFGFNPGSTTTADNTIGMIAMNTSLAAAGGVLGAMFISWFRFGKPDISMTMNGALAGLVGITAGCATVGPGSSIVIGLIAGLLVVLSIEFIDKVLKIDDPVGASSVHGVCGAWGTLACGLFNIDGGLFFGGGFKLLGVQLIGVGAFFVWAFGVGWVMFSILKGLMGLRVKKDEELKGLDIAEHGSESYNGFQLFTTE from the coding sequence ATGCTTTCAATTCTGCGGAACCCGGTCGGCAAAAACGCTCGTTTGGCCGTCGCCGCGGCTGTCATGAGTGCCACGTTCCTCCCCGCGTGGGCACATGCGGGGGACGCGGAGTTCCTGACCCAGTCGAACGCCAACATCCTTTGGACTCTCGTCGCCGCCATTCTGGTCATGCTCATGCAGGCAGGATTCGGATGTGTCGAGGCAGGTTTTACTCGCGCAAAGAGTGCGGGTAACATCATGATGAAAAACTTCCTCGACTTTTCGGCGGGGACGGTCATCTTTTTCCTCTTTGGCTTCGCGCTCATGTTCGGCACGGACATGGGGGGCTTCATAGGCACCTCCGGGTTCAGCCTCGGCGGCGTTGCCGAAGGTGATCTGCCCTGGACCTATACCTTCTGGTTCTTCCAGAGCGTATTTGCCGCCACTGCCGCCACCATCGTTTCCGGAGGCATGGCCGAGCGCACCAAATTCGGCACCTACGTCGTGGTCAGCGCCCTCGTCACCGGCTTGATCTACCCCATCTCCGGCCACTGGGCCTGGGGGAGCCTGTGGCTCGGCGATGCTGGCGCGGGCTGGCTCGAAGGTCTGGGATTCAACGACTTTGCAGGATCTTCCGTAGTCCACTCCGTGGGCGGCTGGCTGGCTCTGGCCGGTGCCATGGTGCTCGGACCCCGCGTGGGCAAGTACACCGAAGACGGTAAGGCCAAGGCCATTCCCGGTCACAACATCCCGCTTGCCGGTCTGGGCGTGTTCATCCTGTGGTTCGGTTGGTTCGGCTTCAACCCCGGCTCCACCACCACTGCTGACAACACCATCGGCATGATCGCCATGAACACTTCCCTGGCGGCGGCAGGCGGCGTGCTCGGCGCAATGTTTATCTCCTGGTTCCGTTTCGGCAAGCCGGACATCTCCATGACCATGAACGGCGCCCTTGCAGGACTGGTCGGCATCACCGCCGGTTGCGCCACCGTCGGCCCCGGTTCCTCGATCGTCATCGGTCTCATCGCCGGTCTGCTCGTGGTGCTCTCCATTGAATTCATCGACAAGGTGCTCAAGATCGACGATCCCGTCGGCGCATCCAGCGTGCACGGCGTGTGCGGCGCATGGGGAACCCTTGCCTGCGGTCTGTTCAACATCGACGGCGGCCTGTTCTTCGGCGGCGGTTTCAAGCTCCTGGGCGTGCAGCTCATCGGCGTTGGCGCCTTCTTTGTCTGGGCCTTCGGTGTCGGCTGGGTGATGTTCTCCATCCTCAAGGGTCTCATGGGCCTCAGGGTCAAGAAGGACGAGGAACTCAAGGGTCTCGATATCGCCGAGCACGGTTCCGAATCCTACAACGGCTTCCAGCTCTTCACCACCGAATAG
- a CDS encoding P-II family nitrogen regulator: MKLVIAYIRPERLNDVKQALYAKEIYSMTVTNVLGSGRQKGFTETWRGVTMEVNLLKKVRLEIGVNEDFLEPAIDAIKSAGQTGNEGDGVIFVVELARALRIRTEEDGIL; this comes from the coding sequence ATGAAGCTGGTTATCGCATACATCCGGCCCGAACGTCTGAACGACGTGAAGCAGGCCCTCTACGCCAAGGAAATCTACTCCATGACCGTCACCAACGTCCTCGGCTCCGGCCGTCAGAAAGGGTTCACCGAAACCTGGCGCGGCGTGACCATGGAAGTGAATCTGCTGAAGAAGGTTCGACTGGAGATCGGTGTCAACGAAGACTTCCTGGAACCTGCCATCGACGCCATCAAGTCCGCCGGTCAGACCGGCAACGAAGGCGACGGCGTGATCTTCGTGGTGGAACTGGCCCGCGCCCTGCGCATCCGCACCGAAGAAGACGGCATCCTCTAA
- a CDS encoding EAL domain-containing protein, translated as MEDGFPDVRKILEAGSVKTLFQPVVSISRRSVFAVEALSRGLEPDTHEIIPPALLFGRAGGGLGTELDAMCSRKALEAFGPVHHDDGGVMLSLNTDVSVLEYGSRGSHALNRMVKDIGVSPNNVILELVESKAADLSALMDFVSYYRRRGFLIALDDVGAGHSNLDRIPLLKPDVLKLDRSLISGVHEHFHKLEIVRCLVRLAARIGALVVAEGVETPEEALCVLDCGVDLHQGFLYAVPEQPGSSCRGAIRMAEEVAAGHRARSTRRISGRHEHSAAMDAVMLSLCMRLAAIPLDRMDEELAGCIEEGPGLECMYVLDIRGAQVTSTVCDPDVLMRTRRVLYAPAEVGADHSLKDYYIPIRAGLPKHVTRPYISLASGNRCMTYARKFRHSPSGVDLILCVDMTAFEAEPFCVSMDE; from the coding sequence ATGGAAGACGGTTTCCCCGATGTACGGAAAATCCTCGAAGCCGGATCGGTAAAGACGCTCTTTCAGCCCGTCGTTTCCATATCCCGGCGCTCGGTCTTCGCGGTGGAGGCCCTCTCCAGAGGCCTTGAGCCGGACACCCACGAGATTATCCCCCCGGCGCTGCTGTTCGGCAGGGCCGGGGGCGGTCTCGGAACAGAGCTGGACGCCATGTGCAGCCGCAAGGCACTGGAAGCCTTCGGCCCCGTCCATCACGACGACGGCGGCGTCATGCTCTCGCTGAACACCGATGTCTCCGTATTAGAATACGGCTCGCGCGGCTCACACGCCCTGAACCGCATGGTCAAGGACATCGGGGTTTCCCCGAACAACGTCATTCTGGAACTGGTGGAGTCAAAGGCTGCGGACCTCTCCGCGCTAATGGATTTCGTGAGTTACTACCGACGCAGAGGCTTTCTCATAGCCCTTGACGACGTGGGCGCGGGGCACTCCAATCTGGATCGCATTCCGCTTCTGAAACCGGATGTCCTCAAACTGGACAGGTCGCTCATTTCCGGGGTTCATGAACACTTCCACAAGCTTGAAATCGTGCGCTGCCTCGTGCGACTGGCGGCACGGATCGGCGCGTTGGTCGTGGCCGAAGGCGTGGAAACCCCTGAGGAAGCGCTGTGTGTACTGGATTGCGGGGTGGACCTGCATCAGGGGTTTCTCTACGCCGTCCCGGAGCAACCGGGTTCAAGCTGTCGCGGAGCCATACGCATGGCCGAAGAAGTGGCGGCAGGGCACCGGGCGCGCAGCACGCGGCGAATCAGCGGACGGCACGAGCACAGCGCGGCGATGGACGCCGTGATGCTTTCGCTCTGCATGCGGCTGGCAGCCATTCCTCTGGACAGGATGGACGAGGAGCTTGCCGGGTGCATCGAAGAAGGGCCGGGCCTCGAATGCATGTATGTGCTGGATATTCGGGGCGCACAGGTCACGTCCACCGTCTGCGACCCCGACGTGCTCATGCGGACCAGGCGAGTGCTCTATGCCCCGGCGGAAGTCGGCGCGGATCACTCGCTCAAGGACTACTACATTCCCATCCGTGCGGGCCTGCCCAAACATGTGACGCGTCCATACATTTCGCTTGCTTCAGGGAACCGCTGCATGACCTACGCGAGAAAATTCCGGCACTCTCCATCCGGGGTGGATCTCATTCTGTGCGTGGACATGACCGCATTCGAAGCGGAGCCGTTCTGCGTATCCATGGACGAGTAG